The following are encoded in a window of Thiohalobacter sp. IOR34 genomic DNA:
- the rhlE gene encoding ATP-dependent RNA helicase RhlE, translated as MSFDTLGLSAELLRAVGEQGYTQPTPIQRQAIPVILDGKDVLAGAQTGTGKTAGFTLPLLQRLSAASPAKGRRPVRALVLTPTRELAAQVGESVETYGRHLPLRSAVIFGGVKINPQIDRLRRGVDILVATPGRLLDHAGQKTVDLSQVEILVLDEADRMLDMGFIHDIRKVLALLPDKGARQTLLFSATFSDEIKQLANRLLDRPELIEVARRNTTAERIAQVVHPVDKNRKRELLSHMIGSRNWRQVLVFTRTKHGANRLAQQLEKDGLSAAAIHGNKSQGARTRALAGFKSGELRVLVATDIAARGLDIDQLPHVVNYELPNVPEDYVHRIGRTGRAGNEGEAVSLVCVDEHKLLRDIERLLKRRIPSEVLDGYEPDPSIRAEPIQNGRGGKGRTQPRKQAEGRRRRNGGEGQAKAAHRPPRGSQGRQRRA; from the coding sequence ATGTCATTCGATACCCTCGGCCTGTCGGCCGAACTGCTGCGCGCCGTCGGCGAGCAGGGCTACACCCAACCCACCCCCATCCAGCGTCAGGCGATCCCCGTCATTCTCGACGGCAAGGACGTGCTGGCCGGTGCCCAGACCGGCACCGGCAAGACCGCCGGCTTCACCCTGCCACTGTTGCAACGGCTCTCAGCCGCCTCGCCGGCCAAGGGCCGGCGCCCGGTGCGGGCCCTGGTGCTCACCCCGACCCGGGAGCTGGCCGCGCAGGTCGGCGAGAGCGTGGAGACCTATGGGCGTCATCTGCCGCTGCGTTCGGCGGTGATCTTCGGCGGGGTCAAGATCAATCCGCAGATCGACAGGCTGCGCCGTGGCGTCGACATCCTGGTGGCCACCCCGGGCCGGCTGCTGGACCATGCCGGCCAGAAGACGGTCGACCTGTCGCAGGTCGAGATCCTGGTGCTGGACGAGGCCGACCGCATGCTGGACATGGGCTTCATCCACGACATCCGCAAGGTGCTGGCCCTGCTGCCCGACAAAGGCGCGCGCCAGACCCTGCTGTTCTCCGCCACCTTCTCCGACGAGATCAAGCAGCTGGCCAACCGCCTGCTCGACCGTCCCGAGCTGATCGAGGTGGCGCGCCGCAACACCACGGCGGAGCGCATCGCCCAGGTGGTGCATCCGGTGGACAAGAACCGCAAACGCGAACTGCTGAGCCACATGATCGGTTCACGCAACTGGCGCCAGGTGCTGGTCTTCACCCGTACCAAGCACGGTGCCAACCGCCTGGCCCAGCAACTGGAGAAGGACGGCCTGAGCGCCGCCGCCATCCACGGCAACAAGAGCCAGGGGGCCCGCACCCGGGCCCTGGCCGGCTTCAAGAGCGGAGAGCTGCGGGTGCTGGTCGCTACCGATATTGCGGCCCGCGGCCTGGATATCGATCAGCTGCCGCACGTCGTGAACTACGAACTGCCCAACGTGCCGGAGGACTATGTGCATCGTATCGGCCGCACCGGTCGCGCCGGCAACGAGGGCGAGGCAGTGTCCCTGGTCTGCGTGGACGAGCACAAGCTGCTGCGTGATATCGAACGGCTGCTGAAGCGGCGGATCCCCAGCGAGGTGCTGGACGGCTACGAGCCGGACCCCAGCATCAGGGCCGAGCCCATCCAGAACGGCCGCGGCGGCAAGGGTCGCACCCAGCCCCGGAAACAGGCCGAGGGCCGTCGCCGCCGTAATGGCGGCGAGGGGCAGGCCAAGGCCGCGCACCGGCCACCGCGGGGTAGCCAGGGGCGGCAGCGGAGAGCCTGA